A single region of the Halorussus gelatinilyticus genome encodes:
- a CDS encoding DUF7269 family protein: MRARVLGGLGALATLLAAGVVLAPGLTDPVSAALSVVRSQDPQRLLLVLGLVVGSYAAWTARARSPERAPTEGPAARFAGGDRPESASAADRTRTGGTFDERVAAACDGDERALRAVRSNLASAATSAHARAADRPPERAESAVETGAWTDDRTAAAFLAGESGPDFSLVARLRSWLDPAAERRRRVERTVEAVGRALDEETGATGSSERVADDALADSERASAGGEA, from the coding sequence ATGCGCGCCCGCGTCCTCGGCGGTCTCGGCGCGCTGGCGACCCTGCTGGCGGCTGGGGTGGTCCTCGCGCCCGGTCTCACCGACCCGGTGTCGGCGGCGCTGTCGGTCGTCCGGTCGCAGGACCCCCAGCGACTCCTGCTGGTCCTCGGACTGGTCGTCGGGAGCTACGCAGCGTGGACCGCCCGCGCGAGGTCCCCCGAGCGCGCCCCGACCGAGGGGCCGGCCGCGAGATTCGCAGGAGGCGACCGCCCCGAGAGCGCGAGTGCGGCCGACCGCACCCGGACCGGCGGGACGTTCGACGAGCGGGTCGCGGCGGCCTGCGACGGCGACGAGCGCGCGCTCCGAGCGGTCCGGTCGAACCTCGCGTCCGCCGCGACGAGCGCCCACGCTCGCGCTGCCGACCGCCCGCCCGAGCGGGCGGAGTCGGCGGTCGAGACCGGCGCGTGGACCGACGACCGGACCGCCGCGGCGTTCCTCGCCGGGGAGTCCGGCCCCGACTTCTCGCTGGTCGCGCGCCTGCGGTCGTGGCTGGACCCGGCCGCCGAGCGACGCCGGCGGGTCGAGCGCACGGTCGAAGCGGTCGGGCGCGCGCTGGACGAGGAGACCGGGGCGACCGGTTCGAGCGAACGCGTCGCCGACGACGCGCTCGCGGACTCGGAGCGCGCCAGCGCGGGAGGTGAAGCGTGA
- a CDS encoding DUF58 domain-containing protein, which translates to MTRTRVPRFRGALAGTLLLTTLGLLYAEARLFAAAAIPLAYVAVGALSSLSGASEPEIERTLTPSSPPPGGEVEVTLTVRNSGESALTDVRVVDGVPDELAVSSGSPRCAVALRPGEEETVSYSVVAKRGEYEFDGPAVRVRTTGATDRVTTAVEASGGTTLSCARSAADPPFGRASPRNVGTHTTDSGGEGLEFHSTREYRPGDPISRIDWRRFAKSGDLTTVRFREERAARTVVVVDARPVARTTPSAAYPNGAALSVYAGERLYDALTGAGVATSVTALGLAADDVTGELPADDLLWADADGAGSARLVFDAAGRAADRDGPGSVPTDGTDPVADANHVGDRTRGGGPARTSDAGPDRDADAESSRAAPTPDGGEPAGGPPAGSSLDSATRRLLARLPGDAQVVLVSPVLDDWPASLARSLSARGHDLAVLSPDVSGDSDDSPGRTVAATRREMRLRDLRTAGATTIDWSVDDPLGIALERSLRTLL; encoded by the coding sequence GTGACCCGCACTCGCGTTCCGCGGTTCCGCGGCGCGCTCGCCGGAACGCTGTTGCTGACGACGCTCGGCCTACTGTACGCCGAGGCGCGACTGTTCGCGGCCGCCGCGATTCCGCTGGCGTACGTCGCCGTCGGCGCGCTGTCGTCGCTGTCGGGCGCGTCGGAACCGGAGATAGAGCGCACGCTCACCCCGAGCAGTCCGCCGCCCGGCGGCGAGGTCGAGGTGACGCTGACGGTCCGGAACTCCGGGGAGTCGGCGCTCACCGACGTGCGCGTCGTGGACGGCGTGCCCGACGAGTTGGCCGTCAGTTCGGGGTCGCCCCGGTGCGCGGTCGCACTCCGGCCGGGCGAGGAGGAGACGGTCTCCTATTCGGTGGTCGCCAAGCGCGGCGAGTACGAGTTCGACGGCCCGGCGGTCCGGGTGCGGACGACCGGCGCGACCGACCGCGTGACGACCGCGGTCGAAGCGTCGGGCGGGACGACGCTCTCGTGTGCGCGCTCGGCCGCGGACCCGCCGTTCGGTCGGGCCTCGCCCCGTAACGTCGGGACCCACACCACCGACTCGGGCGGCGAAGGACTCGAGTTCCACTCGACGCGCGAGTACCGGCCGGGCGACCCCATCAGCCGCATCGACTGGCGGCGCTTCGCCAAATCGGGCGACCTCACGACGGTCCGGTTCCGCGAGGAGCGCGCGGCCAGAACCGTCGTCGTGGTGGACGCCCGACCGGTCGCGCGGACGACGCCGAGCGCGGCCTACCCCAACGGAGCGGCGCTGTCGGTGTACGCCGGCGAGCGACTCTACGACGCGCTGACCGGGGCCGGCGTGGCGACCAGCGTCACCGCGCTCGGTCTCGCCGCCGACGACGTGACGGGCGAACTCCCGGCCGACGACCTGCTCTGGGCCGACGCCGACGGCGCGGGGAGCGCCCGTCTCGTCTTCGACGCGGCGGGCCGCGCGGCCGACCGCGACGGACCCGGTTCCGTGCCGACCGACGGGACCGACCCGGTCGCCGACGCGAATCACGTCGGCGACCGGACGAGGGGCGGAGGCCCGGCGCGGACTTCGGACGCGGGACCGGACCGCGACGCGGACGCCGAGTCGAGTCGGGCCGCGCCGACTCCCGACGGGGGCGAACCGGCGGGCGGGCCGCCCGCCGGTTCGTCGCTCGACTCCGCGACGCGGCGACTCCTCGCGCGCTTGCCGGGCGACGCGCAGGTCGTCCTCGTCTCGCCCGTGCTGGACGACTGGCCGGCGTCGCTCGCCCGGTCGCTGTCCGCGCGGGGCCACGACCTCGCGGTGCTGAGTCCCGACGTGTCGGGCGATTCCGACGACTCGCCCGGCCGAACGGTCGCCGCGACGCGCCGCGAGATGCGACTCCGGGACCTCCGGACCGCCGGGGCGACGACCATCGACTGGAGCGTGGACGACCCGCTCGGTATCGCGCTCGAACGCTCGCTGAGGACACTGCTCTGA
- a CDS encoding DUF7519 family protein, which produces MLDEHDAADSKTNWAPTTASSAVVLVGTLGGVAALSAAVGVVKGTIAAATGAVCLAAALWLLTWNEWRVPATLAASLLLVPAGAGIAAGVGYESLVAFALAFPASSPTRVVGESLRILGVMAVLVGSTVAVSGAAASVRGVATSWTVSKLLDTVIRVTILPMGLSLALGGHALLTNFDVGLAGMVGDAVRTATDWVLAPSGDGTHLLSFGLLAAAAAFAGYRMLRDLPTEELAGEATVGDVRVADLAASLQLGFSRLVAISALVLPLAFLAETTVPDRTVEEALPGLVWTLLVALTGSAALRSLLWWVVLVAAALVAVAALVRRSSRASTAELLVGYAPFLAGATVVAGVRVLHRPLLDALVGFVAGRLDAPLAGQFRTLSEGVVTFYGGETVVLGLTSTVLLLAVGGVFALRIAFALGFVTDRVAGPALAGGGLFVAAAFVGTVSAPTWLVFGSLVAALVVWDAGEFATTLGAEVGRRAPTRRVELLHGLGALAVGVCGALAAGALASGLPAGWGATGELSVALLAAVAGVVLLVTAMR; this is translated from the coding sequence ATGCTAGACGAACACGACGCGGCGGACTCGAAGACGAACTGGGCACCGACGACGGCGAGCAGTGCGGTCGTGCTGGTCGGGACGTTGGGCGGCGTCGCGGCGCTGAGCGCGGCGGTCGGCGTGGTGAAAGGGACGATTGCGGCCGCGACGGGCGCGGTCTGCCTCGCGGCGGCGCTCTGGCTACTGACGTGGAACGAGTGGCGCGTGCCCGCGACGCTGGCGGCGAGTCTCCTGCTGGTTCCCGCGGGAGCGGGTATCGCGGCGGGCGTCGGCTACGAGTCGCTGGTCGCGTTCGCGCTGGCGTTCCCGGCGTCGTCGCCGACGCGCGTGGTCGGCGAGAGCCTCCGGATTCTGGGCGTGATGGCCGTTCTCGTCGGGAGTACGGTCGCCGTCTCGGGCGCGGCCGCGTCGGTCCGCGGCGTCGCCACCTCGTGGACCGTCTCGAAACTCCTCGATACCGTGATTCGAGTGACCATCCTGCCGATGGGACTGTCGCTCGCGCTCGGCGGCCACGCGCTCCTGACGAACTTCGACGTCGGACTGGCCGGGATGGTCGGCGACGCCGTGCGGACGGCGACCGACTGGGTGCTCGCGCCGTCGGGCGACGGAACCCACCTGCTGTCGTTCGGCCTGCTCGCGGCGGCCGCGGCGTTCGCCGGCTATCGGATGCTCCGGGACCTGCCGACCGAGGAACTGGCGGGCGAGGCGACCGTCGGCGACGTTCGCGTGGCGGACCTCGCGGCGAGTCTCCAACTCGGTTTCAGCAGACTCGTCGCGATCAGCGCTCTCGTGCTTCCCCTCGCGTTCCTCGCCGAGACGACGGTCCCCGACCGGACCGTCGAGGAGGCGCTCCCCGGTCTCGTCTGGACTCTGCTGGTCGCTCTCACGGGGTCGGCGGCGCTCCGGAGCCTGCTCTGGTGGGTCGTACTCGTCGCGGCCGCGCTGGTCGCCGTCGCGGCGCTGGTCCGGCGCTCGTCGCGCGCTTCGACCGCGGAGCTACTGGTCGGCTACGCGCCGTTCCTCGCCGGAGCGACGGTCGTCGCGGGGGTCCGCGTCCTCCACCGACCGCTCCTCGACGCGCTCGTCGGGTTCGTCGCCGGGCGACTCGACGCGCCGCTCGCCGGGCAGTTCCGGACCCTCTCGGAGGGCGTCGTGACCTTCTACGGCGGCGAGACGGTCGTTCTCGGGCTGACCTCGACGGTCCTCCTGCTCGCGGTCGGTGGCGTCTTCGCGCTCCGAATCGCGTTCGCGCTCGGGTTCGTCACCGACCGAGTGGCCGGGCCGGCGCTCGCGGGCGGCGGACTGTTCGTCGCCGCGGCGTTCGTCGGAACGGTGAGCGCGCCGACGTGGCTGGTGTTCGGGTCGCTGGTCGCCGCGCTGGTGGTGTGGGACGCCGGGGAGTTCGCCACGACGCTCGGCGCGGAGGTCGGCCGCCGCGCGCCGACCCGGCGCGTCGAGTTGCTCCACGGTCTCGGCGCGCTCGCGGTCGGCGTCTGCGGGGCGCTCGCGGCCGGTGCGCTCGCGTCGGGTCTGCCTGCCGGCTGGGGCGCGACCGGCGAACTCTCGGTCGCGCTCTTGGCGGCCGTCGCCGGCGTGGTCCTGCTGGTGACGGCGATGCGGTGA